Proteins found in one Siniperca chuatsi isolate FFG_IHB_CAS linkage group LG22, ASM2008510v1, whole genome shotgun sequence genomic segment:
- the f13a1b gene encoding coagulation factor XIII A chain, which yields MSDQGATPTPSPAPPAPTGPPPKVTNRGRTAIPIASSNSDTTDIPEFEPFVAPGPRGFPPLTEYLDIMDVDMMSRPDEINKKQHHTMLFNSNYLVVRRGQEFQVKINFSRPYKPAEDKFAVEFTIGSSPHYSKGTYIPVFPTKERKSPWEGRITNTSDNSVTMGITPAANCIVGKYHLYVAVVTPFGIRRTRRDNSRDLYILFNPWVAADAVFLDDEEERQECVMTEMGIIYHGAFDDIAERNWNYGQFNYGVLDACLYIMDRSEMPITNRGDPIKVTRKASAMLNSHDDEGVLVGNWSGDYTYGVAPTSWTGSTDILLSYASSKMPVCYAQCWVYAAIFNTFLRCLGIPSRVVTNYYSAHDNDGNLKTDIILEENGRIDRGRTRDSIWNYHCWNECYMSRPDLPTGFGGWQVVDATPQETSDGMYRCGPASVQAIKHGQICFPFDAAFVFAEVNSDVVFYSRSKDGTMEPVKVNRTHVGRMILTKAAGDVTRRDITDQYKFPEGSKEERTVLEKAEEYGCKQEKSNPPMADVDLVLPTLEISVGDDFDLNLEFINRSDQRRIVDTYISGTVVYYTGVTGYEFLFRNPTVTIGPNNSVKELVVVESKNYMKHLVEQANLHFIATGKVKETGQIVTAMKVVTLRTPKLTIVVSEGGKVNEEMMATVEFTNPFTFSLEGVYIRMEGPGIMLPKSKYYSLITGGSSLTWTEFFTPQRAGSTRVIATLDCPALRQVAGQASVTIEP from the exons ATGTCTGATCAAGGCGCCACCCCTACTCCCTCTCCTGCCCCCCCTGCTCCTACCGGACCCCCTCCCAAGGTGACGAACCGTGGCCGCACTGCAATTCCCATCGCCAGCTCCAACTCTGACACAACGGACATCCCTGAGTTTGAGCCCTTTGTTGCACCGGGCCCGAGAGGATTTCCACCTCTGACTG AGTATCTTGACATCATGGACGTGGACATGATGAGTAGGCCAGATGAGATCAACAAGAAGCAACACCACACCATGTTGTTCAACTCTAACTATCTCGTGGTCCGTCGAGGACAAGAGTTCCAGGTCAAGATCAACTTCAGTCGTCCCTACAAACCTGCTGAAGACAAGTTTGCTGTGGAGTTTACCATCG GCTCCAGCCCTCACTACAGCAAGGGCACCTATATTCCTGTCTTCCCCACCAAGGAGCGGAAGAGCCCCTGGGAAGGCCGCATCACAAACACCTCTGACAATTCGGTCACCATGGGCATCACTCCTGCAGCAAACTGCATTGTGGGGAAGTACCACTTGTACGTCGCTGTGGTGACGCCCTTCGGCATCCGCAGGACCAGACGGGACAACAGCCGAGACCTCTACATCCTCTTCAATCCCTGGGTGGCAG CTGATGCTGTGTTTCTGGATGATGAGGAAGAGAGGCAGGAGTGCGTGATGACTGAGATGGGGATCATCTACCACGGTGCATTCGATGACATCGCTGAGAGAAACTGGAACTATGGACAG TTTAACTATGGAGTCCTGGATGCCTGTCTGTACATCATGGACAGGTCTGAGATGCCAATCACCAACAGGGGAGACCCCATCAAAGTGACCAGAAAGGCCTCTGCTAtg CTGAACTCTCATGACGATGAAGGCGTGCTGGTGGGGAACTGGAGTGGCGACTACACCTACGGAGTGGCGCCCACTTCCTGGACTGGCAGCACAGACATCCTACTCAGCTACGCCAGCAGCAAGATGCCTGTCTGCTACGCTCAGTGCTGGGTCTACGCCGCCATCTTCAACACCT TCCTGCGCTGTCTGGGCATCCCATCGCGGGTCGTCACCAACTACTACTCTGCTCATGACAACGATGGAAACCTGAAGACTGACATCATCCTGGAGGAGAATGGCAGGATCGACCGTGGTCGCACCAGAGACTCTATCTG GAACTATCACTGCTGGAATGAGTGCTACATGTCCAGACCAGACCTCCCAACTGGCTTTGGAGGCTGGCAGGTTGTGGATGCAACACCACAGGAGACCAGTGATG GCATGTACAGATGTGGTCCTGCATCAGTTCAGGCCATCAAACATGGGCAGATATGCTTTCCATTTGATGCtgcctttgtgtttgctgaG GTCAACAGCGATGTGGTGTTTTATTCCCGGAGTAAAGATGGGACCATGGAGCCAGTCAAAGTGAACCGGACTCATGTAGGCCGCATGATTTTGACCAAAGCTGCAGGAGATGTGACCCGCCGTGACATCACAGATCAATACAAGTTTCCTGAAG GCAGTAAGGAGGAGCGGACCGTTCTGGAAAAAGCAGAGGAGTACGGCTGTAAACAAGAGAAGTCCAACCCTCCTATGGCTGACGTGGACCTGGTCCTGCCCACCCTGGAGATCAGTGTGGGTGACGACTTCGACCTGAACCTGGAGTTTATAAACCGCAGCGACCAGCGCCGCATCGTGGACACCTACATCAGCGGGACCGTGGTGTATTACACCGGAGTCACCGGTTACGAGTTCCTGTTCAGGAATCCCACTGTTACAATTGGCCCCAACAACA GTGTGAAGGAGTTGGTGGTGGTCGAGTCAAAGAACTATATGAAGCATCTGGTGGAACAGGCAAACCTCCACTTTATTGCTACTGGGAAGGTCAAGGAGACTGGCCAGATCGTCACTGCCATGAAAGTCGTCACCCTGCGCACTCCCAAACTCACCATTGTG GTGTCTGAAGGGGGGAAAGTGAATGAAGAGATGATGGCGACTGTGGAGTTCACAAACCCCTTCACCTTCAGCCTGGAGGGCGTCTACATTCGCATGGAAGGACCCGGGATCATGCTGCCCAAGTCGAAATACTACAG